The following DNA comes from Rosa rugosa chromosome 5, drRosRugo1.1, whole genome shotgun sequence.
CTCttgcaggaatgtcaccgatgtccatccggtacccCCGTCCtgccgcggggccttgtggaagttgaaaacttccggatgaccgaaactagaatttcgcctcttcctctggggatgtaattccttcgggcccccaccgtggatcgtgaagatttggccgtacacgtccaccgctcctatctccttagcaggcaggtaccgctgaagcttgcccctttggataagggactcgatagtattttttaaagcaacacagagattggtattgtgtccaGCATCCTCGTGATAAGTGCAAaactttccggtatcttgctgggtaagtttactcttcgggaacttccttgggggtgggcccggtatctcatccttactttcgttccaaatagtctcgtatgaagcgttaaggattgtgaacacctcataccgggggggtggtggtgttTGCGGGGCCTGCTGTACCCCTGGCTCCCGCTgatggtgagtggtcccataactgttagtccttgacgaggactctttgcttcttttgcccgaggtatggggtgacctgtcatgactatgggctcactccctctttcgtggctcatccctgacagttgaAGCCGGGGCtggcacccttagctctggtctgggggtgtctccgtaggtttcgaattcggcctgggcgtgtctgatggcagtggccatcagctcgtcgtagttggctggaggattatggttaatcccatagagaaattctccccgccttaagcctctcctgaaagccagctcggccagttccttattaaggtcccggcacttggcggtagccgcctgccaccggTTTACAAATGACTTCAAagtctcattctctccctgctggacctttaacaggccctttggtgtgtgtatcccattggtgcgtaagatgaatcgagccacaaacttgtcagctaactccttgaagttccctacagaaccgaccggcagttcgtagaaccaactcaaagcctCCCCTGACAAAGTTTCttggaacatattacaacacacctcatccgtatatcccttggcgcttgtttgcgaACGGAAGGCCTGTAGGTGCTGAtaggggtctccaacccccgtgtagtcaatcttcagtggcttcgacatatccgctcgaatggctcctctgacttgttgggtgaaaggacccgggcggtcctcgtaggtggccagggccctccatgtgtccctgttttctgtggcctgcacccttgcctgcagagcatgcaaagagttgctcatttgcacaagtaatgccgtgtttgcgtcggttaccgggggaatattcggtactggctgtggcaacggtggtggtggtagatgcctcaagctttccggAAATAActctaccggtacttggattacccgctgggcaGCGTTCCCGCCCGTTGCTGGTTGGGATGCCCTAGCCAGagcctgggtgagcgcctcgttgtgctgaTGCCTacggtccagtgctcgggccagcgctgtgttttcatcttccagctcctggattttctgttgcgtaaggcggtttgtttccctatcggtactctgttgttcccgatcgatcctggattgttccctgaaggctgctatctccgcccgcatggactccaattccgataccggagacacttggtccgggacatgcgggtccgaggatccgagaccatgaatttcttcaacacctggtgcttctgctgatgaagtacccggagagaatatcagtgcccgggcgacacttctatcccctcctgccgttccttccggctcagtcatgatttctacccctatctggcgcgccaatgtttctggtggctttctccaggtacctcacacagaatgctataccgcctggggtaccgatgcacctcctaaatcctgtaccaagaacacacgcttagaggggtaaaccgtaccggacggtttacacctctccgatgcctgagtgagaagctaatataggtgtatagtaagtaaatagtagacaaaggagttattacccgtaaaaggtggttgtgctaatgcctttatactcgagcatgtgaaggaagtctcccccatcttcgatgtgggacactagttgttcttctgatgccatatcagtcctgtgTGTAAATAATTGGGCTGTGCTGACCTTGCCCAGGGTCctcctgggtgcccggggtggcatccccaatgagccccgccatggtgggtcgtgaacccggcccatggcatagtacatgggagtaccgatgggcccagcagatagtgccaaacttagttgagacttccctagtatgtacagcCGCCATGGCTGAACTGAAATTTTAAGAATACCAACAATGGCGAAGGGGAATTGgcatggaggagagagagggagagttggCCGGCTCGCTTGATGAAGGCGGAGTCCGACGACGTGAAGATGGTGAGCGACGACGACTTGGGGACGAGCGACTGAGAAACGACCTCGAGAGTGAGAGCCATGGAGAGGTAGCCAAAATCGGAGAGGATTTCGGCGGCGTTGAGGATGTTGTGGGAGGGACACAACAAGGTAAGCCCAAAATACCTAAAcactaaacaaacaaaatagATTAAGCCGTCAACAAAAATGATCTCAAACTAGTTTTGACCAAAGCCAAGGATAGATGGGTACCAGATCAGGCAGGGAGGAGGGAGGAGGGAGAACCTTaaaagacctttttttttttttttgtgatcaCAATAATATTAAAGTATAAAGTTAAAAGTAGGAATAACAATACAAAATGAAGTCATAATGAGGCCTATTTCTAAATTCTAACATCACAGCTTGAAGACCTGAACTTAATTAATCTCTATGATCTAAAaggacaccaaaaaaaaaaaaaaaaagagttaaacATCTCCAGTACAGCTTGAGGCCAACAAAAGAGGAGAGTATATCAAAGGAGCCTTAGGCCGtctccaacccaaagggctaaaaatagccctggggctaaattttagccctgaattctgtactattcattgatctgacatcaaccgtctccaacccgtcaaggctaaattatagccctaaaatatattttaacattttggatatgttatatatatatatgttcttattttttaaagtcaattgacttatagtaattgaaataatttttatgataaaaaatattttttcggttgtattttttttaaaagataattaaaaatatctttagctaattttgaaataGAATAAATTAAACtggaatcatatttttaatgCCTCCACTACCAGACGTGGGCCATCATGAATCTTATCCAATTTTTTTCAAGGGCCAAAGGGCTCTCCttagggctatttttagccctttaACCTCACATTTGCCCCTCATATTTGGCACTTTGGCCCTTAACATCATGGGTTGGAGTTGAATTGGGCTAAAATTTGCCCCTTTAGCACTTTGAACTAATGGGTTGGAGGTGGCCTAAGGCCTTCTCCAACTCATGGGGGGAAAGGGCTAAAGGGCCAAAAAATAACCCAAATGGTGTTCAACCCATGAGGGGGAGGGCTAAAGGGCCAAATTTGAGGGGCAAAGGGCAACCCAAGGGGCAAAAATAGCCCTTTGGTTAGCCTTTTAGCCCTATAAAGAAATGGATCAGAAAGCTACAATGGTCCACGTTTAGAGTCAGCTTGACCAATGCATGACATCAGCAACGACCAATTGCTGACGTCATATAGCCgttggattttttttatttttacatatggtttaaaaaaatttacactataaatacatatcaCCTCAACCTTATTTTTCACATCATCCTTCTACTACCATGTGTCATATTttcaatatttattttattcatgacCTATGCCACATATATGAAATCGTATAAGAAACTACAACATTGCTTGTGAAGCAACACATGGAATTTGAAAAGTACAATcggaaaaatattttttatcataaaaatgatttcaattactataagtaagaatctgataaaaaataagaacatatatatatattacacatTCGACTGACCTAGCTgtctctctgctagggtttgagaaACCTCTCCTTTACGGCGGTGGCTTCTCCGACTTCCTCTATTGCTTGCCAATGGAGGCCATGGCCATTCTTTGGCTGCTTCTTCTCTCCTTCGTTGCTTTGAGTGACGATGTTCCTGTGGTAGTTTCGAGTTTTAGTGGCAATGGTGGTGTCAGACTCGATGATTTTACTTGGTGGGTCGACCGGATGCTGATTGGGTTGAGATGGAGGGCCACATATGTGGTGCTGTCTCGATCGGACCTGAGCGACAGTGGCAAGGATTGGGTTTTTCAACCTGATCTCATTGAAAGTTCGCTGGCAAAGGATGGCCGGTGTGTAGCGATTTGCGTGACTAGGTCTGCGGCTCTCGACAGTGGTGCAATGGCTGGAGCTACTGGTTGTTTTGGTTGGACCCGGACTCCTACGTTTTGCTCAGGTTGTAGTCCTTCGATGGCACTGGTGATGGTGGATGGCTCTCGCTCGTCGGAGGAGCCGATCTGCTGGCGCCGGCGTGGGGATAGAAGATGGGGTTGGCCATGCTGCAGCGGCTGGACGGAGGAAGATGCTGCACTCCCATCTATGGGCTGGGCCAGATTTCTGGCTTTTTGGGCTGGCTCAAGGCCCACTGGTCCAGGGTGGGCTATCCTTGCTCATCCCAAAGACTGGAATTGTTGGGCCTTAAACTGGGTTGTGGGGCTCCCGTTTGGGCTCTTGCTTTGGTCTACCTCTTTGGTGTGGGGCTGGCTAGATTGGGGTTCTAGGGCCCATAGTactatttaaattttgtttgggTTGCAAGGATCAATTCCTCTGAGGATTCATTTTACTATTTTGCTTCGGAGGTTTATGATCTTTGTTTGGAATAATGGTGCGTATTTTTAGGACTATAATTTAGCATTGACGGgttggagacggttgatgtcagatcaatgaatagtacagaattcagggctaaaatttagccccagggctatttttagccctttgggttggagaCGACCTAAGGTCTTAGGTAATGGAGGTTACGGTAAAGCGAGCTTTAGGTACAGTCTGCATTAATTAACTCATGCAACGACCCACAATAAAATATTTACGAATCTACTAATCTAAaataaatttttgaattttcGATATTTTTAAGTACAGGGTAAATTACTGATCCATAAAAATTTTGGATTACAATaaaaaatacataatttcaGTATAGTTCAGGTGATAAACAAAGGCAACCAACTCATTTTCTAATCAAAATTAAGGGAGACAATCCACTTGGacaaatataaaaataataaataagtAAAGTAATTTAAAAAATATACGCCATTATCTAAACTTAAATGAAAATATGACAAATAATTTCAATACATGACAAATTTCGTAACACCATAAAAATGTTAACCCAAGCACATCAAAAAGTAAGCAAGTTGCCAAATCCGTGTAAGTAAACATGCAATTAATTCGCCCAAATTCCATTAAAAAATACATCAAACTTTAGAGAAAAATATAAGGAAGAAAATCCACCAGAATTCTTCCATAATAGGAAGAAAATCTAGTGTGCAATCTTTCAAAACTAGGCCACCGCTGACTATATAAACATGCCTATGGTATTTGATTGAATCATTTGCAAGCGTACAATTCTGAGAACAATCATGGGTTTAATATTTCGCTACCAAGCTTTGCTGCTCGCCTTGTTCATTCCTTTCTTTGTGGCGCTTACAACTGCTGTGGTACCCTTCAAAGTCGTGACCTCGATCGACAACACATTACCTGATGGGCAAGAACTCAATGTCCACTGTAAATCCGGGGACGACGATCTAGGCGCTCAGGTCATACCCAATGGAGGTCATTACGAATGGAGCTTCAAAGTTAATGTATGGGCAACAACGCTTTTCTTCTGTTCATTTAATTGCAAAGACGGATCAGGAACATTTGACATCTACAGAGCCAGTCGGGATATCATTAGATGTGAAGACAAGTGCAACTGGAAAGCTGCCCAAGATGGCGTGCATGGCTTCAACAAAGACAATCAGGATGACTTTCTGTACAAGTGGGAGGCACCACAAGTGAAACCATAATAATTATCCAGGAGATAACTGCAATATGTAGGTTAGTTGCACCAAGGCCAACTAGGCCATTTAAACTCCTATTTATGTGATGCAGTATGTAGTAGTCGACAAAATAATTAAAGTTACCAGAAATGTTAAAAACAACTTCATTACTTAACCAGAAATGTTACCAGCATTGGAATGACTTGATGTAGCCTCATGTGCTTCAACTGACAagatttctttgttttattgatGGCCGGACATGTATTTAATAGACAAAGTACAGGCGGGAAAAACCATCAAAGTCAAAAAACATCAATATTCAATAGGTGATGTATTTACTAATACTAGAattaagattacacaaaataggatTCTCTAAGTACTCAGATCGTAGAGAATGGAGGTAATTTCGAGTGCGGTTTCAAAGTCAATTTCTTCAAAACTACGCTCTATTTTGAAGAACGGTCGGGGCGTATTTGACATGTACAAAGTTGATCAAGTGTTTAATAATACATATAGGTATTATGATTTTTATCACACACGGGGTCTAAACTTGTAAGCAGCAGACAAAATAGTCCataactttcaaaagtgatatAAAAGGTATCTGGACTTTCAAAAACATATCAACATAATACCTCTGTCCATTCTCCTTCAGTCGTTCGTTAAGCACTACATACCAAACAAGCacaaaaatagaagaagaaaacgaATTGAAACCTGATTTTCCCAGGAGGTGGAGACCAGAAGGTTCGATTTGGGATTGAAACTGAGGCTTGAAACAGAATTGGTTGGAGGCTGAGCGACCTGTAAGATAAACAAGTTCAATCCTACTGCAAATTTGCAACAGAATTCCACATTCACTATGTTTAATTAGTTAAGCAATTCACAATTTTGATCCTAAGAACTTGATTCTCATCCCCAATCATATCATCacagagagagaaattgaaatcatgaaaaagaaaaagagaacttGAAGGCCTAAGATTTGCTGAAGACCTGAGCTGGAAGAAGAACATTGTCGAcggtgaaaactgaaaatggagTAGAGTTGAGTACCGTGTCGGCGACGTACTCTGGACTAGTCGACTCCAGTGTGGAGTGTGACCTCATCTCCAGAGGTGGTCATGGTCAGGTCATAGTTTCTGAAATCATTGGTAGCGAGAATAATGATTGGATCCTTGGTGGTCTTAACAGCTCCGATTGGAGTGTATTTAGCGACGACATGGAATTGCAAGATCAAACGATCTCGGCATTGGTGAGCTTGCTCAGATTCAACACTGCCTTGGCCTTAAACACCTcgtcctttaaaaaaaaaacaaagtcacGACCTCCCCCTCCGCTTCCTTCTCATTGTCACTGCCCTTACCTCTAACACCACCACTGGAGGAATCTGTACCGTCACAGCCTCCGCAATGTGTGCAGGATTTGATTCGGTTTGgagttttggattttgttgaTTGGGTTTGAATGTGATATGTGCGAAATCGGATGTGTACGTGAGAGAGAGGCTAGGGCTGTAAATTTAGCGGGGAAGGATTAAGGCTAAAACGGTCagaaatatataacaaaaaggCTTGGGCTCTATATTTTCAtccttttgatttttgaaaaagAATATAGGCTTTATAAGAGCTACGGGGGAAATTTTAAATGAGACTCAACTTGTGGTAAAAAGTTGAGGGAAAATTGATACTTTTGggatattttcttaatcttacaTGGTAAATTACACAGAAACATCAATTCGTAATCAAATTTGGTATTAGTTTATAGTATAAAAATCTAATTGAATTCTCTCGAAAACTACCAAAGTTCTTATATGctcccttttttatttttattttttattttattattattattattattattattttaaactTTAGCCTTctccacccttacatatgtcggTGAAAATTGAACCCATaacctttacaatgttggaattataacttacaaacaggtcacagctcaccgaGTTGAAATAGAAGAGAATGGAGAGGAAAGAGAGTTATGATAGAGTAATTATTGACATTTAGCGGGAGAAATAAAGAATTAAGATAGGGTAATTGTCGTTGAAATAGAAAAGTTAAGACagatttcaattccaaaattgtAAAAATGCAAATGTCATCATATCTGGAAAGATTATATAAATACATAAAGGACATTAATCTAAATTGAATTTTTCAACAAAAACTGCTCAAGATTTCATTGGGTCCGACGAGCCTCACCGAGAATTCCAGTTTTGAAAATCTATTGAATGTGAGGCACCATATAACCCTAATTCCAAAATTGTAAAAATTCATATGTTGTCATATCTGGAAAGATTATATAAATACGTAAAGGACATTAATCTAAATTGAATTTTCCAACAAAAACCGCCCAAAATTTCATTGGTCTAACGAACCTCTCGGGAATTCCGGTTTTGAAAAATCTATTGAATGTGAGGCATCATATAAAGAGACCCTTTATACTAGatgaatgaaaatgaagaaaagtagTGCTCCTCTAACTGTCATGGCTTTGTGCATTAGAATCGAATTACTTCTATCTCTGCTTTTTCTTGCTCCTAACTATTTGTGCAGCTGGACCATTTAACAGAGTTCATGTTACAGTTGATGTTGGTGATGAAAAATTTCGTagaggattttgactcaccaatgaatgcggactggagcagGAGCTGACCAGGAttgatcgagaagcttcctttgAGCGTTGACTCAAAAGTTTGACCATCGGCTCGAAGAGGACGGGGGTACCTACAGaaaactctctgatgcctaagtcagtacgtttctgaGAGTGTAGTAAGAAGAATCAGAATGGGATAGATTACCTAGATGacgagcctcctttatataggtgATGACTTACTTGGGGGACAAACTGCCATTATTTCggcttttatggctgcatttatttacgcacttatgatgacaattattgccgcactaataacagttaatcattgcgtacttacgACCGTCATTCATTGCACATTTACGACGGTAattcattgcgcacttataatcataatcattgcTCGTTTATTACAGTACTTAAGGCCATAATCATTTCGTCTTCATGACCAATATTTACCGCCAAAATGATGACCGAGTTAACTGTCATAATGAAGGGTCCAAAAATagttgaccactcccacaatgcccccaaattttctctttggacactcGTCCTAAGAGGAAATTTTCAGATCCCTTGCTACGTCAAATCTTGCCTCGAATAtttcctcgagccctggccGCCCCGATTCTTTCCTCGACCCTTAGCCGTCCTAGCTGCCCTTATTCTTTCTTCGGGCCCTGGccgcctcgattctttcctcgagGTAAAGAGTCATTTTCAGCATGACACATGGAATTGCCCCCATTTCCCTTTGAATCTGATAAACAACGCTTTATTCTTTTTGACCACCGGCCTTGGGTATTTCCTTTGGCCACCAGCCTTACACATACAATTCGGA
Coding sequences within:
- the LOC133711759 gene encoding S-protein homolog 6 — protein: MGLIFRYQALLLALFIPFFVALTTAVVPFKVVTSIDNTLPDGQELNVHCKSGDDDLGAQVIPNGGHYEWSFKVNVWATTLFFCSFNCKDGSGTFDIYRASRDIIRCEDKCNWKAAQDGVHGFNKDNQDDFLYKWEAPQVKP